A portion of the Deinococcus apachensis DSM 19763 genome contains these proteins:
- a CDS encoding cation:proton antiporter regulatory subunit encodes MVRLEETPLPGVGVRHDFDGRFGKRVGVITHRDGRREIFVSRRDDPDACAQSIVLSDEEAEAVADLLGGSTITRHVSRLAQDIEGLAMDWVNLPGFSPYAGRPLGDTMMRTRTGTSIVAIMRDGQAVPAPGPEFPLRAGDTLVVVGTPEGVVRAANLLSGEG; translated from the coding sequence ATGGTCAGACTTGAAGAAACCCCCCTCCCCGGCGTGGGGGTGCGGCACGATTTCGATGGGCGCTTCGGCAAACGCGTGGGCGTGATCACGCACCGCGACGGACGACGGGAAATCTTCGTCTCGCGCCGCGACGACCCGGACGCCTGCGCGCAGAGCATCGTCCTGAGCGACGAGGAGGCCGAGGCGGTCGCCGATCTGCTGGGCGGCAGCACGATCACCCGGCACGTGTCGCGCCTCGCTCAGGATATCGAGGGCCTGGCGATGGACTGGGTGAACTTGCCGGGCTTCAGCCCCTACGCGGGGCGTCCCCTGGGCGACACCATGATGCGGACGCGCACCGGGACGAGCATCGTGGCGATCATGCGGGACGGGCAGGCGGTTCCCGCGCCGGGGCCGGAGTTCCCGCTGCGCGCCGGGGACACGCTCGTCGTGGTGGGCACGCCCGAGGGGGTGGTCCGCGCGGCGAACCTGCTGAGCGGCGAGGGCTGA
- a CDS encoding cation:proton antiporter, giving the protein MPLAQLFLELGAVILALAFVGRAAGRLGLTPIPLYLLAGIGLGAFMSLGDAPTEFIHIGAEIGAVLLLFTLGLEYTSQELRDNLKANRQVGLLDLGLNFTPGLVAGFALGFPPLAAVLLGGVTYLTSSGIASKVLADLGRLGNRETPVILAVCVLEDVAMAVYLPVIAALLIGGTLIAIEINLLVALAAFALAFFLALRYGHVLSRLMNVQSSEALLLSVFGLVLVVAGVADLLKVSAAIGAFLVGIALSGEVAERTRGLIEPLRDLFAAVFFVFFGLQLDLGSVPGVLLPALALAVITGATKFMTGWWGAARAGVQTRGRFRAGATLIPRGEFSILIAGLGLELVPMLGPLAAVYVLLTAILGPVLARFDAQLAPLFDRRLREARAG; this is encoded by the coding sequence GTGCCCCTGGCTCAACTGTTTCTGGAACTCGGCGCGGTCATTCTCGCGCTCGCCTTCGTGGGGCGGGCGGCGGGGCGGCTGGGCCTCACCCCCATTCCGCTGTACCTGCTCGCCGGGATCGGGCTGGGAGCCTTCATGTCGCTGGGCGACGCGCCCACGGAGTTCATCCACATTGGCGCGGAGATCGGCGCCGTGCTGCTGCTGTTCACGCTGGGGCTGGAATACACCAGCCAGGAACTGCGCGACAACCTGAAGGCGAACCGGCAAGTTGGCCTGCTGGACCTGGGCCTGAACTTCACGCCGGGGCTGGTGGCGGGCTTCGCCCTGGGCTTCCCGCCGTTGGCCGCCGTGCTGCTGGGGGGCGTGACGTATCTGACCTCCAGCGGCATCGCCTCCAAGGTGCTGGCCGACCTGGGAAGGCTGGGCAACCGCGAGACGCCCGTGATCCTGGCCGTCTGCGTGCTGGAGGACGTGGCGATGGCCGTCTACCTGCCGGTCATCGCCGCGCTCCTCATCGGTGGCACGCTGATCGCCATCGAGATCAACCTGCTGGTGGCGCTCGCGGCCTTTGCGCTGGCCTTTTTCCTGGCGCTGAGATACGGGCACGTCCTGAGCCGCCTGATGAACGTGCAGAGCAGCGAGGCACTCCTGCTCAGCGTGTTCGGCCTGGTGCTGGTCGTGGCAGGGGTGGCGGACTTGCTGAAGGTCTCCGCCGCCATCGGCGCCTTTCTGGTCGGGATCGCCCTCTCGGGCGAGGTGGCCGAGCGCACCCGGGGGCTGATCGAGCCGCTGCGCGACCTGTTCGCCGCCGTGTTCTTCGTATTCTTCGGGCTGCAGCTGGACCTGGGAAGCGTGCCAGGCGTGCTGCTGCCCGCGCTGGCCCTGGCCGTGATCACGGGCGCCACCAAGTTCATGACGGGCTGGTGGGGGGCGGCCCGGGCCGGAGTCCAGACGCGGGGCCGGTTCCGGGCGGGCGCCACCCTGATTCCGCGCGGCGAGTTCAGCATCCTGATCGCGGGGCTGGGGCTGGAACTCGTGCCCATGCTGGGGCCGCTCGCCGCCGTGTACGTGTTGCTGACCGCGATCCTCGGCCCGGTGCTGGCCCGCTTCGACGCGCAACTCGCGCCGCTCTTCGACCGCAGGTTGCGGGAGGCGCGGGCGGGGTGA
- a CDS encoding B12-binding domain-containing radical SAM protein, whose product MSYWRNQIKPLLDAETGTLFKQAPIRVTLGFPNRYSVGMASLGYQVIYRMFNQEEGVACERAFLPDDVDAFERTGQALPTVESGRDAGDCELFALSVSFELDLTNIIRMLDVAGMRPLREERTDTDPVVMIGGPFTSSNPYPLTPFADVIVIGDGEQIVPVVSEALRESSTREEFYDLIDGMPGIFLPSRHVHEPTWATAPKELLPAYSQIVTPHSELSNMFLVEAQRGCPRPCTFCLARTMYGPNRNNQAQELLDTIPDWVEKVGLVGAALSDFPHTKYVGRQLTERGIKLGVSSIRADTVDEELAAILKAGGLRTFTVASDAPSERLRRWLKKGITTEDLVKTAQISRDLGFSGIKVYMMIGLGPENDDDITELISFTKDLAKINRVALGISPFVPKRHTPHFADPFAGVQTIEKRLKRIQKELRTTAELRNVSAKWAWVESVIARGGPEVGMAAYSIYRNESIGAWKKALDEVGWRDEFEANMPVIGLPPGQYEARDVSAHAQGLAV is encoded by the coding sequence TTGAGTTACTGGCGCAACCAAATCAAACCGCTGCTTGACGCGGAGACCGGGACGCTTTTCAAACAGGCGCCCATCCGCGTCACGCTGGGGTTTCCCAACCGCTATTCCGTGGGGATGGCTTCCCTGGGCTATCAGGTCATCTACCGCATGTTCAATCAGGAAGAAGGCGTCGCCTGCGAGCGGGCCTTCCTCCCCGACGATGTAGACGCTTTCGAGCGAACTGGACAGGCGCTGCCCACCGTCGAGAGCGGGCGCGACGCGGGCGACTGCGAACTCTTCGCCCTCAGCGTCTCCTTCGAGCTGGACCTGACCAACATCATCCGCATGCTGGATGTGGCGGGCATGCGTCCGCTGCGGGAGGAACGCACCGACACCGACCCCGTTGTGATGATCGGCGGCCCTTTCACCTCCTCCAACCCCTATCCGCTGACGCCCTTTGCCGACGTGATCGTGATTGGCGACGGCGAGCAGATCGTTCCCGTGGTGTCGGAGGCCCTGCGCGAGTCGAGCACCCGTGAGGAGTTCTACGACCTGATCGACGGCATGCCCGGCATCTTCCTCCCCTCCCGGCACGTCCACGAGCCGACCTGGGCGACCGCGCCTAAGGAACTGCTGCCCGCCTACAGCCAGATCGTCACGCCTCACTCGGAGCTGAGCAATATGTTCCTGGTCGAGGCACAGCGTGGCTGCCCGCGTCCCTGCACCTTCTGCCTGGCCCGCACGATGTACGGCCCCAACCGCAACAACCAGGCGCAGGAACTTCTCGACACCATCCCTGACTGGGTGGAGAAGGTCGGGCTGGTGGGCGCGGCCCTCTCGGACTTCCCGCATACGAAGTACGTGGGGCGTCAACTCACCGAGCGGGGCATCAAGCTCGGCGTCTCCAGCATCCGCGCCGACACGGTGGACGAGGAACTCGCCGCCATCCTGAAGGCGGGCGGCCTGCGGACCTTCACCGTCGCCTCCGACGCCCCCTCCGAACGCCTGCGCCGCTGGCTGAAAAAGGGCATCACCACGGAAGACCTCGTCAAGACCGCGCAGATCAGCCGCGACCTAGGCTTTTCCGGCATCAAGGTCTACATGATGATCGGCCTGGGTCCCGAGAACGACGACGACATCACCGAGCTGATCAGCTTCACGAAGGACCTGGCGAAGATCAACCGGGTCGCGCTGGGCATCAGCCCCTTCGTGCCCAAGCGGCACACCCCGCACTTCGCGGACCCCTTCGCAGGCGTGCAGACCATCGAGAAGCGTCTCAAGCGCATCCAGAAGGAGCTGCGGACGACCGCCGAACTCCGCAACGTGTCCGCCAAGTGGGCCTGGGTCGAGTCCGTCATCGCCCGTGGCGGCCCTGAGGTCGGCATGGCGGCCTACTCGATCTACCGCAACGAGAGCATCGGCGCCTGGAAAAAGGCCCTAGACGAGGTCGGCTGGCGCGACGAGTTCGAGGCGAACATGCCCGTCATCGGCCTCCCGCCCGGCCAGTATGAGGCGAGGGACGTGAGCGCCCACGCGCAGGGACTGGCGGTTTAA
- a CDS encoding class I SAM-dependent methyltransferase — protein MSAPDRFLGRAEVYAAARPSYAAALGLWLKERGLLSGGVADIGAGTGLFTRLLLAHGVKIHAVEPNPEMRAQLAPALAGETTAGCLTVHDGTSEATGLPDASVSLVAAAQAAHWFTPEPTIREFRRILQPASFVLLVWNDWRGEETGFNKAYGETVRQFQEAGTPDVATRVPEQELPHLLPGGFERVTFENPLPLTRERLHALAASVSYLPSPEDPAYPAMTRELDHLFDKHQQDGMVTLAYRTHAFLGRLD, from the coding sequence GTGAGCGCCCCCGACCGTTTTCTGGGGCGCGCGGAAGTGTACGCGGCGGCCCGGCCCTCCTACGCAGCTGCCCTTGGTCTGTGGTTGAAGGAGCGTGGCCTGCTCTCCGGCGGCGTGGCCGACATCGGCGCGGGCACCGGCCTCTTCACCCGCCTGCTGCTCGCGCACGGGGTGAAGATTCACGCCGTCGAGCCGAATCCCGAAATGCGCGCCCAGCTTGCACCGGCCTTGGCAGGGGAGACCACGGCGGGCTGCCTCACTGTTCATGACGGCACCAGCGAGGCCACCGGCCTGCCGGACGCGTCCGTCTCCCTGGTCGCCGCTGCCCAGGCTGCCCATTGGTTCACCCCCGAGCCCACCATCCGCGAGTTCCGCCGCATCCTCCAGCCCGCAAGTTTTGTCCTGCTCGTCTGGAACGACTGGCGGGGCGAGGAAACAGGCTTCAACAAGGCTTACGGCGAGACGGTCCGGCAGTTTCAGGAGGCGGGGACGCCGGATGTCGCCACCCGTGTCCCCGAGCAGGAGTTGCCCCATCTCCTGCCCGGTGGCTTCGAACGGGTCACTTTCGAGAATCCCCTCCCGCTTACCCGTGAGCGCCTGCATGCCCTCGCCGCCAGTGTCAGCTACCTGCCCTCGCCCGAGGATCCCGCCTACCCGGCGATGACGCGTGAACTGGATCACCTCTTCGACAAGCATCAGCAGGACGGCATGGTCACCCTCGCTTACCGCACGCACGCCTTTCTGGGTCGCCTGGATTGA
- a CDS encoding transglutaminase-like domain-containing protein, translating into MTTPQHIALDFFRRPKPHTDLGPYSVAFQDLPRDVPALCQIVRGLVLHPFDAHLFGVQLPPERDPQDGYHRGAQAKLHRILELDGRDLILPRSPELRLSAHCMNFAVLLAALLHHQGVPARVRSGFVMTGEQHYNHWITEYWRDDGARWVRVDVQMGPEQHRAGGVTYDAHDLGPEQFQTATEVWGRCRGGASDATLYGWDWSQPQSHGWPYLRGQVVHDLAAIHGIDSFPSSDRWGLIGVAEVSQDDLALLDCAATLANFGNDACGELRALYEGDSRLRAPELAPIRAG; encoded by the coding sequence ATGACCACTCCGCAACACATCGCCCTGGACTTTTTCCGGCGGCCCAAGCCCCACACCGACCTCGGCCCCTATAGCGTGGCCTTCCAGGACTTGCCGCGCGACGTGCCCGCCCTGTGCCAGATCGTGCGCGGTCTGGTCCTCCATCCCTTCGACGCGCATCTGTTTGGCGTCCAACTCCCGCCCGAACGCGACCCCCAGGACGGCTACCACCGGGGCGCCCAGGCGAAGTTGCACCGCATCCTTGAACTGGACGGGCGCGATCTCATCCTGCCCAGATCACCGGAGCTGCGGCTGTCGGCGCACTGCATGAACTTCGCCGTCCTGCTCGCCGCGCTGCTGCACCACCAGGGGGTGCCCGCCCGCGTGCGCAGCGGCTTCGTAATGACCGGTGAGCAGCATTACAACCACTGGATCACGGAATACTGGCGGGACGACGGGGCGCGCTGGGTTCGGGTGGACGTGCAGATGGGACCCGAGCAGCACCGGGCAGGGGGCGTGACGTACGACGCCCATGACCTTGGACCCGAGCAGTTCCAGACGGCCACCGAAGTGTGGGGGCGCTGCCGGGGCGGGGCGAGCGACGCAACTCTTTACGGCTGGGACTGGAGTCAGCCCCAGTCGCACGGCTGGCCCTACCTGCGCGGACAGGTCGTGCATGACCTCGCCGCCATCCACGGGATCGACAGCTTTCCCAGTTCCGACCGCTGGGGCTTAATTGGCGTGGCAGAGGTGAGTCAGGACGATCTGGCGCTGCTGGACTGTGCTGCCACGCTGGCAAACTTCGGCAATGACGCCTGTGGGGAACTCCGGGCACTTTACGAGGGTGATTCTCGGCTGCGTGCTCCCGAACTCGCCCCGATCCGGGCAGGTTAA
- the icd gene encoding NADP-dependent isocitrate dehydrogenase, with protein MTQLSDPHIQVPTQGEKIRMEGGKLQVPDRPIIPFVEGDGTGPDIWRASVRVLDAAVEQAYGGERQIEWMEVYAGEKSVQVYGEGEWLPQATIDAFNEFLFGIKGPLTTPVGGGIRSINVALRQELDLYACVRPVQYFEGVPSPVKRPQDVNMVIFRENTEDIYAGIEYRAGTPEAARVREFLTGEMGVTKIRFPETSSFGVKPVSREGTERLVRAAIQYAIDNGRKSVSLVHKGNIMKFTEGGFRDWGYELAKREFGGVEVDGGPWLQLPNGIVIKDVIADNFLQQILLRPTEYDVIATLNLNGDYISDALAAQVGGIGIAPGANINYVTGHAIFEATHGTAPKYAGKDVINPSSVILSGEMMLRYMGWTEAADLILKGLDQTIQQKVVTYDFARNMDGATEVKTSQFADKIIENMRGA; from the coding sequence ATGACCCAGCTCAGCGATCCGCATATCCAGGTGCCCACCCAGGGCGAGAAGATCCGCATGGAGGGGGGCAAGCTCCAGGTGCCCGACCGGCCCATCATCCCCTTCGTGGAGGGCGACGGCACCGGCCCCGACATCTGGCGCGCCAGCGTGCGCGTGCTCGACGCAGCGGTGGAGCAGGCCTACGGCGGTGAGCGCCAGATCGAGTGGATGGAGGTTTACGCGGGCGAGAAGAGCGTGCAGGTCTACGGCGAGGGCGAGTGGCTGCCCCAGGCGACCATCGACGCCTTCAATGAATTCCTCTTTGGCATCAAGGGTCCGCTGACCACGCCCGTCGGCGGCGGCATCCGTTCCATCAACGTCGCGCTGCGCCAGGAACTCGACCTGTACGCCTGCGTGCGCCCGGTGCAGTACTTCGAGGGCGTGCCCAGTCCGGTCAAGCGCCCCCAGGACGTGAACATGGTGATCTTCCGCGAAAACACGGAGGACATCTACGCGGGGATCGAGTACCGGGCGGGGACGCCCGAGGCCGCCCGGGTGCGCGAGTTCCTGACGGGCGAGATGGGCGTCACCAAGATCCGCTTCCCCGAGACCTCCTCCTTCGGGGTCAAGCCCGTGTCGAGGGAAGGCACCGAGCGCCTGGTGCGCGCCGCCATCCAGTACGCCATCGACAATGGGCGCAAGAGCGTGTCCCTGGTCCACAAGGGCAACATCATGAAGTTCACCGAGGGCGGCTTCCGCGACTGGGGCTATGAGCTTGCCAAGCGCGAATTCGGCGGCGTGGAAGTCGACGGCGGGCCGTGGCTCCAGCTTCCGAACGGCATCGTCATCAAGGACGTGATCGCCGACAACTTCCTCCAGCAGATCCTGCTGCGCCCCACCGAGTACGACGTGATCGCTACGTTGAACCTCAACGGCGACTACATCTCCGATGCGCTCGCCGCGCAGGTCGGCGGCATCGGCATCGCGCCCGGCGCGAACATCAACTACGTGACCGGCCACGCCATCTTCGAGGCGACCCACGGCACCGCGCCCAAGTACGCGGGCAAGGACGTCATCAACCCCTCGTCGGTCATCCTCTCCGGCGAGATGATGCTGCGCTACATGGGCTGGACCGAGGCTGCCGACCTGATCCTGAAGGGCCTGGACCAGACCATCCAGCAGAAGGTCGTCACCTACGACTTCGCCCGCAACATGGATGGCGCGACCGAGGTCAAGACCAGCCAGTTCGCGGACAAGATCATCGAGAACATGCGCGGGGCGTAA
- a CDS encoding alpha/beta fold hydrolase, producing MTDERHFNPADPHATPMHGDTPFLIERRVLAGVPVLIERPPEASDVRAFCLVYHGAGAAKEGKLGVYSALAVRGWAVVIPDAALHGERVSDTPPGLNAREYVWESVRRTVAEAPALLDALEQAFGPLPVSVVGSSMGGYVTQTLARTETQVRRAAVLISSGVWEEPEVRRPELRAFLETHRPVTHAGDAPPTPLLLASGDSDPVFPLAAHHGPTAVAYREAYAQEECPENFREAVFPGVGHYTSRGMRDAVLAFFLES from the coding sequence ATGACGGACGAACGACACTTCAATCCGGCCGATCCGCATGCCACACCCATGCACGGCGACACGCCCTTCTTGATCGAGCGGCGCGTCCTGGCGGGTGTTCCCGTCCTGATCGAGCGCCCACCGGAGGCTTCCGACGTGCGGGCCTTCTGCCTGGTGTACCACGGGGCGGGGGCGGCGAAGGAGGGCAAACTGGGCGTGTATTCCGCCCTTGCGGTGCGGGGCTGGGCCGTCGTGATCCCCGACGCGGCGCTGCACGGCGAGCGGGTGAGCGACACACCGCCCGGCCTGAATGCCCGCGAGTACGTCTGGGAGAGCGTGCGCCGGACGGTGGCGGAGGCCCCGGCCTTGCTGGACGCCCTCGAACAGGCGTTCGGCCCGCTGCCCGTCTCGGTGGTCGGGTCGAGCATGGGCGGCTACGTGACGCAGACCCTCGCCCGGACCGAGACGCAGGTGAGGCGGGCGGCGGTGCTGATCTCCTCTGGGGTGTGGGAGGAGCCGGAGGTGAGGCGGCCGGAACTGCGGGCCTTTCTGGAGACCCACCGCCCCGTCACCCACGCGGGCGACGCACCGCCCACCCCCCTCCTGCTGGCGAGTGGGGACAGCGACCCGGTGTTCCCCCTCGCCGCCCACCACGGCCCGACCGCCGTTGCTTACCGCGAGGCCTACGCGCAGGAGGAGTGCCCGGAGAACTTCCGGGAGGCCGTGTTTCCAGGCGTGGGGCACTACACCAGCCGGGGAATGCGGGACGCGGTGCTGGCTTTCTTTCTGGAATCCTGA
- a CDS encoding ROK family protein: MTSPKPSPSSLLALDIGGTSIRAALVEGGQVTQRHETRTPKPALPEVVLTAALGLATPLAPRASAVGVACAGAVARGRVTATAAHTFPGWTDVPLAERVSEGLELPCAALNDARAAAWGEFSAGAGRGTSEFMFITVSTGVGAGLVLGGRLHLAANGLDAELGFVSVPAHWSPGAEVPGLGSLALLEFETSGTALNEQARKLGYADARTLCDAAEEGEDVAADTHLHSAANIAWKIADIAALLGVTRVALGGSVGLRPGYLARVREALAHFPERYRPEVVHAELRADAGLIGAALWAGREADAT; encoded by the coding sequence ATGACTTCTCCAAAACCCTCACCCTCCTCCCTCCTCGCCCTCGACATTGGCGGCACGTCCATTCGCGCCGCGCTGGTGGAGGGCGGGCAGGTGACGCAGCGACACGAGACGCGGACGCCGAAGCCTGCCCTCCCGGAGGTCGTCCTGACGGCAGCCCTCGGCCTCGCCACCCCCCTGGCCCCACGGGCCTCGGCGGTCGGCGTCGCCTGTGCGGGGGCCGTTGCCCGGGGCCGCGTGACCGCCACAGCCGCCCACACCTTCCCCGGCTGGACGGACGTTCCGCTGGCCGAGCGGGTCTCGGAAGGCCTGGAGTTGCCGTGCGCGGCCTTGAACGACGCGCGGGCCGCGGCCTGGGGCGAATTCAGCGCGGGGGCGGGGCGCGGGACGAGCGAGTTTATGTTCATCACGGTGAGTACCGGGGTGGGAGCGGGATTGGTGCTGGGGGGAAGGCTGCACCTTGCCGCCAACGGGCTGGACGCCGAACTGGGCTTCGTGAGCGTGCCTGCCCACTGGAGCCCCGGCGCCGAAGTCCCAGGGCTCGGTTCCCTCGCCCTGCTGGAGTTCGAGACGAGCGGCACGGCGCTGAATGAACAGGCCCGGAAGTTGGGGTATGCCGACGCACGCACGCTGTGTGACGCGGCCGAGGAGGGGGAGGACGTTGCGGCCGACACCCACCTCCATTCGGCTGCCAATATTGCCTGGAAGATCGCGGACATCGCCGCGTTGCTGGGCGTCACCCGGGTGGCGCTGGGCGGCAGCGTGGGCCTGCGACCTGGATACCTAGCGCGGGTGCGGGAGGCCCTCGCCCACTTCCCTGAACGCTACCGGCCCGAGGTCGTTCACGCGGAGCTGAGAGCGGACGCGGGGCTGATCGGGGCGGCGCTCTGGGCGGGACGGGAGGCGGACGCGACCTGA
- a CDS encoding L-glutamate gamma-semialdehyde dehydrogenase: protein MTSTLMEGFLPFEHEPYFNFGQEDVAQKQRGAYRSVREKYLGRTFPLYIGGKPVEGGETFDVRNPADTREVVWHFPKATPEQLEEAIRCVKVAFEEWRFSDPMQRATIFKRAAELLRARRMEFNAVMGLENGKNWAEADGEIAECVDHFEVFAREALKWAQGKPVYPMPDEHVTMVYEPIGVVAVISPWNFPAAIPLGMALGAIAAGNTVVWKPASETPLSSLLLVELLFEAGLPRNVIQFLTGTDEVLGDPLVDHRDIRMIAFTGSKEIGCRIMERAAKVQPGQRWLKRVMAEMGGKDPTVVCADADLDAAAQGIVQAAFGYAGQKCSACSRVIAEESVYDELLDRVVNLARGLKVGSPEENAPLGPVIHEGSANRIMGYIEKGRGTARLVLGGERVNAGEREGGYVQPTIFADVDPKDPLFQEEIFGPVLSFTRARDWRHAIDLANDSEYGLTAAFYSRDPQKINEARRLIHVGNLYVNRKCTGALSGTHAFGGYGMSGTNAKVGGPDYLFWFLQTKTVAQKY, encoded by the coding sequence ATGACGAGCACGCTGATGGAGGGCTTCCTCCCCTTTGAACACGAGCCGTACTTCAACTTTGGGCAGGAGGACGTGGCGCAGAAGCAACGCGGGGCCTACCGCTCGGTGCGCGAGAAGTATTTGGGCCGGACCTTCCCGCTGTATATCGGGGGGAAGCCTGTCGAGGGCGGCGAGACCTTCGATGTCCGCAACCCCGCCGATACCCGTGAGGTCGTGTGGCACTTTCCGAAGGCGACGCCGGAGCAGTTGGAGGAGGCGATTCGCTGCGTGAAGGTGGCGTTCGAGGAGTGGCGTTTCTCCGACCCCATGCAGCGCGCGACGATCTTTAAGCGGGCGGCCGAGCTGCTGCGCGCCCGCCGAATGGAATTCAACGCCGTGATGGGCCTGGAGAACGGCAAGAACTGGGCCGAGGCGGACGGCGAGATCGCCGAGTGCGTGGACCACTTCGAGGTCTTCGCCCGTGAGGCGCTGAAGTGGGCCCAGGGCAAGCCCGTCTATCCCATGCCTGACGAGCACGTGACGATGGTGTACGAGCCCATCGGCGTGGTCGCGGTCATCAGCCCCTGGAACTTCCCGGCGGCGATCCCGCTGGGCATGGCGCTGGGGGCCATCGCGGCGGGCAACACGGTGGTCTGGAAACCCGCCTCGGAGACGCCCCTCTCCAGCCTGCTGCTGGTCGAACTGCTGTTCGAGGCGGGCCTGCCCCGGAACGTCATCCAGTTCCTGACCGGGACGGACGAGGTGCTGGGTGATCCCCTCGTGGACCACCGGGACATCCGCATGATCGCCTTCACCGGCTCCAAGGAGATCGGCTGCCGCATTATGGAGCGCGCGGCGAAGGTGCAGCCGGGCCAGCGGTGGCTCAAGCGCGTGATGGCCGAGATGGGGGGCAAGGACCCGACGGTGGTGTGCGCCGACGCCGACCTGGACGCTGCCGCCCAGGGCATCGTGCAGGCGGCCTTCGGGTACGCCGGGCAGAAGTGCTCCGCGTGCAGCCGCGTGATCGCGGAGGAAAGCGTGTACGACGAGCTGCTGGACAGGGTCGTGAACCTCGCCCGGGGGCTGAAGGTCGGCTCGCCGGAGGAGAATGCCCCCCTCGGGCCGGTCATCCACGAGGGCAGCGCGAACCGCATCATGGGGTACATCGAGAAGGGGAGGGGAACGGCCCGCCTCGTTCTCGGCGGGGAGCGGGTAAATGCCGGGGAGCGTGAGGGCGGCTACGTGCAGCCCACCATCTTCGCGGACGTGGACCCCAAGGACCCCCTCTTCCAGGAGGAGATTTTCGGGCCGGTGCTGAGCTTCACGAGGGCGCGCGACTGGCGCCACGCCATTGACCTCGCCAACGACTCGGAGTACGGGCTAACGGCGGCCTTCTACAGCCGCGATCCCCAGAAGATCAACGAGGCGCGGCGCCTGATCCACGTGGGGAACCTGTACGTGAACCGCAAATGCACGGGGGCGCTGTCCGGCACCCATGCCTTCGGCGGCTACGGCATGAGCGGCACGAACGCGAAGGTGGGCGGCCCCGACTACCTCTTCTGGTTCCTCCAGACGAAGACGGTGGCGCAGAAGTACTGA
- a CDS encoding DUF4180 domain-containing protein, with amino-acid sequence MNAGPQIKTAGELGVALRTLADVPEVVGAAFGLDGLVLTEADLSPEFFRLRSGLAGEAFQKFTNYRIRVALVLPDFTAHGERFAELAYEHRAHRWIRFVHTEEEAWAWLGAHT; translated from the coding sequence ATGAATGCCGGGCCACAGATCAAGACGGCGGGCGAGCTGGGCGTCGCGCTCCGCACCTTAGCCGACGTTCCCGAAGTGGTCGGAGCTGCCTTCGGCCTGGACGGGCTGGTCCTGACGGAAGCCGACCTGTCCCCCGAGTTCTTCCGGCTGCGAAGCGGGCTGGCGGGTGAGGCCTTCCAGAAGTTCACGAACTACCGCATCCGGGTCGCGCTCGTGTTGCCGGACTTCACGGCGCACGGGGAACGCTTCGCCGAGCTGGCGTACGAGCACCGGGCCCACCGCTGGATTCGGTTCGTCCACACCGAGGAGGAGGCGTGGGCCTGGTTGGGGGCCCACACCTGA
- a CDS encoding DinB family protein, with protein sequence MTDTQADRNERAQLAFARLLPKLFRGGQAFVGVEAALSGLDAAVAVRRPEGLPHSVAELVAHVNWWNRWMLDVIEGGQAMPYPKHAADTWSAVGEADWGRVKAEFYELLARVDTHTARPDLANPVNHDETIGELLADFALHTAHHFGQVVTVRQALGAWPPPGGGDTW encoded by the coding sequence ATGACCGACACCCAGGCTGACCGGAACGAGCGTGCCCAGCTCGCCTTCGCCCGACTGCTGCCCAAGCTGTTCCGGGGCGGGCAGGCGTTCGTGGGCGTGGAAGCGGCGCTGAGCGGGCTGGATGCAGCGGTGGCCGTGCGCCGCCCGGAGGGTCTCCCTCACAGCGTTGCCGAGCTCGTGGCGCACGTGAACTGGTGGAACCGCTGGATGCTGGACGTGATTGAGGGCGGGCAGGCGATGCCGTACCCGAAGCACGCGGCGGACACCTGGTCCGCGGTGGGCGAGGCCGACTGGGGCCGCGTCAAGGCCGAGTTCTACGAACTGCTCGCCCGCGTCGACACGCACACGGCCCGACCGGACCTTGCCAACCCGGTGAACCACGACGAGACCATCGGGGAACTGCTGGCAGATTTCGCACTGCACACCGCGCACCACTTTGGGCAGGTGGTGACGGTCAGGCAGGCACTGGGGGCGTGGCCGCCGCCCGGGGGCGGGGACACGTGGTGA